In a single window of the Cupriavidus basilensis genome:
- a CDS encoding DUF4123 domain-containing protein, which produces MTAIAQQLDAREVDSPWAAFQSRVEAARHRYDELDLPTHLYALVDTRGLPDLREALERLDSIPFAALWDGTDLSAFKDIAPLLIKIDLGATDADMPRQLLKRLWRFSDERLMVTWIWTPHGLEELADHFRGYCEYTLPDRRAFYLHFYDNRILERLRLTWTQDEWTRFASVAFEIWYRNRSGEDSAWSGDTLSQPSGAAPLQLSDEQQLRLHTLGYADKVAMQLTEVYGVLLEHLSSDALYLAVHTQVERARRHGVRDELDMLWYVAKGLLVSPQFDEHPLIHPKLLAASHGRISFSEALSLVGDACREESRKVETI; this is translated from the coding sequence ATGACCGCGATCGCTCAGCAGTTGGACGCAAGGGAGGTGGACTCGCCGTGGGCTGCGTTCCAGTCTCGCGTCGAAGCCGCACGTCACAGGTATGACGAGCTAGATCTGCCGACCCACCTGTATGCGCTCGTCGATACGCGTGGATTGCCCGATCTTCGCGAAGCCCTGGAGCGTCTCGACTCAATACCGTTCGCTGCGCTTTGGGACGGGACTGACCTGTCGGCGTTCAAGGACATAGCGCCACTGCTGATCAAGATCGATCTCGGCGCAACCGATGCAGACATGCCTCGCCAACTGCTCAAGCGCCTCTGGCGGTTTTCGGATGAGAGACTCATGGTGACCTGGATCTGGACGCCACATGGGCTGGAAGAACTCGCCGATCATTTCCGAGGGTATTGCGAGTACACGCTGCCGGATCGGCGTGCGTTCTACCTGCATTTCTACGACAACCGGATACTTGAGCGGCTACGCCTGACCTGGACACAGGATGAATGGACGCGCTTTGCATCCGTCGCATTCGAGATTTGGTATCGCAACCGCTCCGGCGAGGATAGCGCGTGGAGCGGCGATACGCTCTCCCAACCAAGCGGTGCGGCCCCGCTTCAGCTGTCCGACGAACAGCAACTGAGACTGCACACGCTGGGATATGCCGACAAGGTGGCGATGCAGCTCACCGAAGTCTATGGGGTGCTGCTGGAACACCTGTCGTCTGATGCCTTGTATCTGGCAGTCCATACCCAGGTCGAGAGAGCAAGGCGCCACGGCGTGCGCGACGAACTGGACATGCTTTGGTACGTAGCCAAGGGGCTCCTTGTCTCGCCGCAGTTTGATGAGCATCCTTTGATCCATCCGAAGTTGTTGGCCGCTTCGCATGGGCGCATCTCATTTTCCGAAGCGCTCTCGCTAGTCGGAGACGCGTGCCGGGAAGAATCCAGGAAGGTTGAGACCATATGA
- a CDS encoding type VI secretion system Vgr family protein — translation MTDPVDQRHAYGGAHQAYFLEVPGAASAAELSVVSFEAVERLGDTYTVTIRLTHPLPLDRADYLGKDARFLIDPGDGTAPRKFGGCITGFSETRQTHDFCAYEIVVEPLVARLRLTRASRVYQHLTAPQIIEAILRRHGLQGHQFLLKTRRKYPQYKFRLQYQMSDWDYIRLLMEQEGLYCYFLLGKFGEMAVFGDDIDHYIYLPELRVPYRETAGLESGVEAVTDLKSHARTVPESILVADYNPEQSWERIQAEANIARKDKTTYGQSYVYGSHHLDKDGAKWEAQLRHEAAIAWQLIYEGASNVLELQASRILRMDRVLPDAPNGLVIIEVRHSGGRDAAYRNTFKAIPSDRRFRLPLAEDKWPRIHGTLSARVTSPGQYKYAYLTQAGHYTVRFDLDFDTSWPKGCESVPLRLAKPFAGSRQTGFHFPALDGTDAAIAFHDGNPNKPYIAHFHHNSQHVDLITNQDRLQSRNVIHTQSGNKVELEDWEDEEHVQLSTEHSGKSQLTLGHMVNGERQKRGEGFELRTSGWGAIRGGKGLFISADDQPNAGGQQLAMDAAKHLLSDALEQMQRLNECAAAAKVQLADIARQRDLMEQRLLNLQQAVILLSAPAGIALATAESIQLAANGNVIASAGSNLDLGAGKRITIAAGQGASIFAQDNGIKLVAAKADFSAAAHAGQMQLASSKDMILSSVNGKLNAASAGALTLSSQGAYIKLEGGNIELGCPGSITLKTGNFTWQAPASLNPSMPELPVGVCRQCLLNSHTGAEAMTEKG, via the coding sequence ATGACGGATCCGGTTGACCAACGGCACGCTTACGGTGGTGCACACCAGGCGTATTTCCTGGAGGTGCCCGGCGCGGCCAGCGCCGCCGAGCTGTCGGTGGTGTCGTTCGAGGCGGTGGAACGCCTGGGCGACACGTACACTGTGACGATCCGGCTGACGCACCCGTTGCCGCTCGATCGGGCCGACTATCTCGGCAAAGACGCAAGATTCCTGATCGATCCTGGCGACGGCACGGCGCCGCGCAAGTTCGGCGGCTGCATCACGGGCTTCTCCGAGACCAGGCAGACCCATGATTTCTGCGCCTACGAGATCGTGGTCGAGCCGCTGGTCGCGCGGCTGCGGCTCACGCGCGCGAGCCGCGTCTATCAGCACCTGACCGCCCCCCAGATCATCGAGGCAATCCTGCGCCGGCATGGCCTGCAGGGCCACCAGTTTCTCCTCAAGACGCGCCGCAAGTATCCGCAGTACAAGTTCCGCCTCCAGTACCAGATGTCTGACTGGGACTACATCCGGCTGCTGATGGAGCAGGAAGGCCTCTACTGCTATTTCCTCCTGGGCAAGTTCGGCGAGATGGCGGTGTTTGGTGACGACATCGACCACTACATCTACCTGCCGGAGCTGCGGGTGCCGTACCGCGAAACGGCGGGGCTGGAATCCGGCGTCGAGGCCGTGACCGATCTCAAGTCCCATGCGCGGACGGTGCCGGAATCGATCCTCGTCGCGGACTACAACCCCGAGCAGTCCTGGGAGCGCATCCAGGCCGAGGCGAACATCGCCCGCAAGGACAAGACCACCTACGGCCAGTCCTATGTCTATGGAAGCCATCACCTGGACAAGGACGGCGCCAAATGGGAGGCGCAACTGCGCCACGAGGCCGCGATCGCCTGGCAACTGATCTACGAGGGCGCAAGCAATGTGCTGGAACTGCAAGCATCGCGTATCCTGCGCATGGACCGGGTGCTGCCCGACGCGCCCAACGGGCTGGTGATCATCGAGGTCAGGCACAGCGGCGGGCGCGATGCGGCGTACCGCAACACCTTCAAGGCCATCCCCTCGGACCGGCGCTTCCGGCTGCCGCTCGCTGAAGACAAATGGCCCAGGATCCACGGCACGCTGAGCGCCCGCGTGACCTCGCCGGGCCAGTACAAGTACGCCTATCTGACGCAGGCGGGCCACTACACGGTCCGTTTCGACCTGGACTTCGATACATCATGGCCAAAGGGCTGCGAGAGCGTGCCGCTGCGATTGGCCAAGCCGTTTGCCGGGTCGCGCCAGACCGGCTTTCACTTCCCGGCGCTCGATGGGACCGATGCGGCGATTGCGTTCCACGACGGCAACCCGAACAAGCCGTATATCGCGCATTTCCATCACAACAGTCAGCATGTCGACCTGATCACCAACCAGGACCGCTTGCAGTCGCGCAATGTCATCCATACGCAGAGCGGCAACAAAGTCGAACTGGAAGACTGGGAGGACGAGGAACACGTACAGCTTTCCACCGAGCATTCTGGCAAAAGCCAGTTGACCCTCGGGCATATGGTCAACGGCGAGCGCCAGAAGCGTGGTGAAGGGTTCGAGCTGCGTACCTCTGGTTGGGGCGCGATCCGGGGTGGCAAGGGGCTGTTCATTTCGGCGGATGACCAGCCGAATGCGGGGGGGCAGCAGCTCGCAATGGATGCGGCCAAACATCTTCTCTCCGACGCGCTGGAACAGATGCAGCGGCTCAACGAGTGCGCTGCCGCGGCAAAGGTACAGCTGGCAGATATCGCGCGGCAACGTGACCTGATGGAACAGCGCCTCCTGAACCTCCAGCAGGCGGTCATTCTCCTGAGCGCACCGGCGGGGATCGCGCTCGCCACCGCTGAGAGCATCCAGCTCGCAGCCAACGGCAATGTGATTGCGTCGGCCGGCTCGAATCTCGACCTCGGGGCAGGCAAGCGCATCACCATTGCCGCGGGGCAGGGCGCATCGATCTTTGCCCAGGACAACGGCATCAAGCTCGTGGCTGCGAAAGCCGATTTCTCGGCAGCGGCACACGCCGGGCAGATGCAGCTCGCGTCCTCCAAAGACATGATTCTCTCGAGTGTCAACGGCAAGCTCAATGCGGCGTCTGCCGGTGCGCTGACTTTATCCAGTCAGGGCGCCTATATCAAGCTCGAAGGCGGCAATATCGAACTGGGGTGTCCGGGCAGCATTACGTTGAAGACCGGCAACTTCACGTGGCAGGCACCTGCGAGCCTGAACCCGTCCATGCCGGAGCTTCCGGTGGGTGTTTGCCGCCAGTGCCTGCTCAATTCGCATACCGGCGCCGAAGCCATGACCGAGAAGGGCTGA